From Woronichinia naegeliana WA131, the proteins below share one genomic window:
- a CDS encoding type II toxin-antitoxin system HicA family toxin — protein MDKKDKLLKKAINNPQGLRFSEFETLLSLCDWVFDHQTGSHRIWYSTTKVRLSIQPTKNGEAKAYQVRQFLSLQD, from the coding sequence ATGGATAAAAAAGACAAGCTACTGAAAAAAGCCATAAATAATCCTCAAGGTTTACGTTTCAGCGAATTTGAGACATTATTAAGTCTTTGTGATTGGGTTTTTGATCATCAAACAGGCAGTCACCGTATTTGGTATTCGACAACTAAAGTACGTTTATCTATTCAACCGACTAAGAATGGAGAAGCGAAAGCCTATCAAGTTAGACAATTTTTATCTTTACAGGACTAA
- a CDS encoding type II toxin-antitoxin system HicB family antitoxin → MTQTNIFDGFTINLFQDEDGDWLAHLVEMPTVSAFADTPQGAIDELELAWQGVKESYRKHGETIPLEPILIKT, encoded by the coding sequence ATGACTCAAACAAATATTTTTGATGGTTTTACGATTAATCTTTTTCAAGATGAAGATGGAGATTGGTTGGCTCATTTGGTAGAGATGCCAACGGTTTCTGCTTTTGCGGATACTCCTCAAGGAGCTATTGATGAATTGGAATTAGCTTGGCAAGGAGTTAAGGAGAGTTATCGTAAACATGGAGAAACTATTCCTCTTGAACCGATATTGATTAAGACATAA
- a CDS encoding dynamin family protein — protein MKSVVTISNTLKTACQFLDLQEHQQLIKDVELVCEQLVNPNFRIAVLAPFNFGKSTLINALLGQDIMPVKMVRTTGTVIRIKYGKTLTTIITLKSGEIIRSNDTEILKEFAVLNRKGQRREDVSSVEVLYPHFLLKNGVELLDLPGTNDREAQDILVRDQLLQVDLVIQILNARQPFTQGEQDTLNQWLIERGIKTVVFVLNRMNEIETQKDKSEIYDDVVSTIKFFKPDLPNGLKNLYCVDALPALEAKQKNKKRKVFKSGIIDFEVTLLTIISIQKKRTSHTRLLRVLPVASKVKYILQELANDLAMEILNAENVRNLAIEKGKQEEKSLKEEFLKRVETYKNWLSSNTLVASYQMDAAKALETQAFYGWQDSKFKSIIIGYTQSIEKCVSKACRKLNKSNSSSINISFPNLPNVSLPSRQDRNAGQWIGDIFNGGANRKKLDQEYENKKWQAYKDAAYSYLSEFSKSTLASINEYEKNIYPLITFSIPPESREVIHKRNDLNSVNSSIDSIRYIKLQKAGINRHKLKILESFKVFMIFWKNYFLHFLR, from the coding sequence ATGAAATCCGTAGTTACTATTTCAAACACTCTTAAAACAGCTTGCCAATTTCTCGATCTCCAAGAACATCAACAACTTATTAAAGACGTAGAATTGGTCTGCGAACAACTCGTTAATCCTAACTTTAGAATAGCTGTGCTTGCCCCCTTTAACTTTGGCAAATCCACCCTAATTAATGCTCTCTTAGGTCAAGATATAATGCCTGTCAAGATGGTCAGAACGACGGGTACAGTCATCAGAATTAAATATGGAAAAACTTTAACTACAATTATTACCTTAAAATCAGGTGAAATCATTAGAAGCAATGACACAGAAATCCTTAAAGAATTTGCCGTCCTAAACCGAAAAGGACAACGAAGAGAAGATGTTAGCTCTGTGGAAGTTTTATACCCTCATTTCTTATTAAAGAACGGAGTAGAACTGCTGGATTTGCCTGGGACAAATGATAGAGAAGCACAAGATATTTTAGTTCGTGACCAATTATTACAAGTTGATTTAGTTATCCAAATATTAAATGCAAGACAACCCTTTACTCAAGGTGAACAAGACACTTTAAATCAATGGTTAATTGAGAGAGGAATAAAAACAGTTGTTTTTGTACTTAATCGTATGAATGAAATAGAAACCCAAAAGGATAAAAGCGAAATATATGATGATGTTGTCTCAACAATTAAATTTTTCAAACCTGATTTACCTAATGGGTTAAAAAACCTATACTGTGTTGATGCACTTCCTGCCCTAGAAGCAAAACAAAAAAACAAAAAAAGGAAAGTCTTCAAAAGTGGCATTATTGATTTTGAAGTTACTTTATTGACTATTATTTCAATACAGAAAAAAAGAACAAGTCATACTAGGTTACTCCGTGTACTCCCTGTAGCAAGTAAAGTAAAATACATATTGCAAGAGTTAGCTAATGACTTAGCTATGGAAATTTTAAATGCTGAAAATGTTAGAAATCTTGCTATTGAGAAAGGAAAACAAGAAGAAAAATCACTAAAAGAAGAATTTTTAAAAAGAGTAGAAACTTATAAAAATTGGCTATCTTCAAATACCCTTGTAGCCAGTTATCAAATGGATGCCGCAAAAGCTTTAGAAACTCAAGCTTTTTATGGATGGCAAGATAGCAAGTTTAAATCTATTATTATTGGTTATACTCAATCTATAGAAAAATGCGTTAGCAAGGCCTGTAGAAAACTCAATAAAAGTAATTCTAGTAGCATTAATATTTCATTTCCTAACCTCCCAAATGTCTCATTACCTAGTCGTCAAGATCGAAATGCGGGACAGTGGATTGGTGATATTTTTAACGGTGGTGCAAATCGAAAAAAATTAGACCAAGAATATGAAAATAAGAAGTGGCAGGCTTATAAAGATGCTGCCTATAGCTATCTATCCGAATTTAGTAAAAGTACCTTAGCTTCTATAAATGAATATGAAAAAAATATTTATCCTTTAATTACTTTTTCTATACCACCAGAATCTCGTGAAGTTATTCACAAACGTAATGACTTGAATTCTGTAAATTCTTCTATTGATTCAATTCGATATATAAAATTGCAAAAAGCTGGAATAAATAGGCATAAGTTAAAAATATTGGAATCTTTTAAAGTATTTATGATTTTTTGGAAAAATTATTTTTTACATTTTTTAAGGTAG
- a CDS encoding dynamin family protein has protein sequence MSWMYGLSLLASSGINAWQAGKNRQSSEKISSLNRDSSEEVALLSRKHSAELQYNQIKFSILQQRENQDFQKELAELSHERLKEIEVFRAEVNFAINQKNLDFQKWSFEQRKKIELEILQLQQDFQRDLARLQHQNAVELMRERLRSDKSPIHNQAFDLLENSFAHRVMPLQVLISPPQLNYDPKTGKPYLSGFEDTLAEEIHQFLRQGYAGNQEWPVQFLDGNWISNSQGGNAALLSLHSQLKSIPILILDTKIPLEELNFSVGYWFSGDVSFSRSSILSGQSFSDLLYESAKKRALEWEKKREKIKASGKDEAYIKALGKVDEENLQIYYQELAEIAELKQTGVTDLPIRKKYIITEEDYKTFYRYLAVWHCLTIGLYADILFLGNSWENTPLLPSLIPYLLEKYRDNPLLTSEFWQEAISSIVKVYGKFYDSLKSNFAYCAPEIRMKLALSLANLPSEYKYLALEQGNKAFSDWLEVNRIPADKIFDVNNDDDCQVLKRIIYQENKLFLESLNSLSEKIRGAEGIDESKTTGISGLLVGWEFLIHLGSILDLPMIEDEKSPVIIETNTKKSGMMSQPSVISQTTTRKNPMSNQTSSVNLEATEVRLWFADQLDQIRQTLVTSEKQAAEASGELALSALIDNLRREVDKLKNAKFRFLIIGDFNRGKSSILNVLFGQELLPMGVTPTTSIPTFIQYGEQEKVIVYKKNGTQESMSLREYQEKYTFNSKQVKNKIKDFFKTVENWLNSLEKAEIYYPIELLSRGVEFIDTAGLNSSEAEDRKTLSYIPECHAILFVLSAHQQLTAKEQAYLNTHIKDKVGSVFFLINQWELVPESDKEEIHEAFVERLSDCLTAKEEEIEQMWEDTIFDVYARTALEKLKERNSLDGTGFIQFSTRLDRFLIHERLIAELLPSLQTATSVTNTVTKTVEERLIVLDETVKSLEEKIRKVNPHIKLMKKIAKGLRTQATNTKNSCIAQVGGDYQSYFSQILSKIENDFTMPPVAGLGENQKENYKKLLEKKFQEYQQEKLDGWKKISAGIVANTYLELTELFNEENKEYDKERQEIKEILEGKDLNIQNQSQLSTYQTGSTPESSLKAIDGNATKKMILAGSAATVGTITAGVGLATAANVYLGTHILLMAGLAVTPIGAALLAVGVGGGALAAWWGKRSEVEKFQKAMQKQLVQEFQKLLEPEQISGIKEAIGNLFVGFESYADQLKDDVESLESSLNNLLESKRSKEVDSQAEAKRLEALKAYISAQWEAINAKYTEIATAKT, from the coding sequence ATGTCTTGGATGTATGGCTTAAGTTTATTAGCATCAAGTGGAATTAATGCTTGGCAAGCAGGAAAAAACCGTCAATCATCTGAAAAGATCAGTTCTTTAAATCGGGACTCATCGGAAGAGGTTGCGCTGTTAAGTAGAAAGCATTCTGCTGAATTGCAATATAATCAGATCAAATTTTCGATATTGCAACAACGGGAAAATCAAGATTTTCAAAAAGAATTGGCCGAGCTTAGTCACGAAAGACTAAAAGAAATTGAGGTATTTCGAGCAGAAGTTAATTTTGCGATTAATCAAAAAAATCTGGATTTTCAAAAGTGGAGTTTTGAACAAAGGAAAAAGATTGAGCTTGAGATATTGCAATTACAGCAAGATTTTCAACGTGATTTAGCTCGTTTGCAACATCAAAATGCGGTGGAGTTGATGCGGGAAAGGTTGAGATCGGATAAATCCCCTATTCATAATCAAGCTTTTGATTTATTAGAAAATTCTTTTGCTCATCGGGTGATGCCTTTACAGGTGTTAATTTCACCACCGCAACTAAATTATGATCCCAAAACAGGCAAACCCTATCTTTCTGGCTTTGAAGATACTTTAGCGGAAGAAATTCATCAGTTTCTTCGCCAGGGTTATGCTGGTAATCAAGAATGGCCTGTTCAATTCTTAGATGGAAATTGGATTTCTAATAGCCAAGGTGGAAATGCGGCTCTATTGTCTCTGCATTCACAGTTGAAAAGCATTCCTATTTTAATCTTAGATACGAAAATTCCCTTGGAAGAACTAAATTTCAGCGTGGGATATTGGTTTAGTGGGGATGTTTCTTTTAGTCGCTCTTCCATTTTATCGGGTCAATCCTTTTCTGACTTGCTTTACGAATCTGCTAAAAAAAGAGCGTTGGAATGGGAGAAAAAAAGAGAAAAAATTAAGGCTAGTGGTAAAGATGAAGCTTATATTAAGGCTTTAGGCAAGGTTGATGAGGAAAATTTACAGATTTATTACCAAGAGTTAGCAGAAATTGCTGAATTAAAACAAACTGGTGTTACCGATTTACCCATTCGCAAGAAATACATAATTACGGAGGAAGACTATAAAACATTTTATCGATATTTAGCGGTATGGCATTGTTTGACCATCGGGCTTTATGCGGACATTCTCTTTTTGGGTAATTCTTGGGAAAATACTCCTTTATTGCCTAGTTTAATTCCTTACTTATTAGAAAAATATCGGGATAATCCTCTGTTAACTTCGGAATTTTGGCAGGAAGCTATTTCCAGCATTGTGAAGGTTTACGGAAAGTTTTATGATAGCTTAAAGTCGAATTTTGCCTATTGTGCGCCTGAAATTCGGATGAAGTTAGCATTGTCTTTGGCTAATTTACCTAGTGAGTATAAATACTTGGCTTTAGAACAGGGAAATAAGGCTTTTTCTGATTGGCTAGAGGTTAATCGTATCCCCGCAGATAAGATTTTTGATGTTAATAACGATGATGATTGTCAAGTATTAAAACGGATTATTTATCAAGAGAATAAACTCTTTTTAGAGTCATTAAATTCGTTATCAGAGAAAATTCGGGGGGCTGAAGGGATTGATGAAAGTAAAACGACTGGAATTAGTGGCCTTTTAGTTGGTTGGGAATTTCTGATCCACCTTGGTAGTATTCTCGATCTGCCAATGATAGAAGACGAAAAATCACCAGTGATCATTGAGACAAATACTAAAAAATCTGGTATGATGAGTCAACCAAGCGTCATTAGTCAAACAACCACGAGGAAAAATCCCATGAGTAATCAAACTTCTTCCGTTAATTTAGAGGCAACTGAAGTTCGTCTTTGGTTTGCCGATCAACTGGATCAAATACGTCAAACCTTAGTTACATCAGAGAAACAAGCGGCAGAAGCATCGGGAGAGTTGGCACTATCGGCTCTAATAGATAATTTGCGTAGGGAAGTTGATAAATTGAAAAATGCAAAGTTTCGTTTCTTGATTATTGGAGATTTTAATCGTGGTAAGAGCAGTATTTTAAACGTTTTATTTGGTCAAGAATTGCTACCAATGGGAGTCACTCCTACTACGTCTATTCCTACTTTTATTCAATACGGTGAGCAAGAAAAAGTTATAGTTTATAAAAAAAATGGCACACAAGAAAGTATGAGCTTACGGGAGTATCAAGAGAAATATACCTTTAACTCAAAGCAAGTAAAAAACAAAATCAAGGATTTTTTTAAAACAGTTGAGAATTGGCTAAATTCTTTAGAAAAAGCTGAAATTTATTACCCAATCGAATTGTTATCGAGGGGGGTAGAGTTTATTGATACAGCGGGACTGAACAGTTCGGAGGCTGAAGATAGAAAAACGTTGTCGTACATTCCTGAATGTCATGCAATTCTATTTGTTTTAAGTGCTCACCAGCAGCTTACTGCCAAAGAGCAAGCTTATCTAAACACGCATATTAAGGATAAAGTAGGATCAGTATTCTTTTTGATAAATCAATGGGAATTAGTCCCAGAATCAGATAAAGAAGAAATACATGAGGCTTTTGTTGAAAGATTATCTGACTGTTTAACAGCAAAAGAAGAAGAAATCGAACAAATGTGGGAGGATACCATATTTGATGTATATGCTCGTACAGCGTTAGAAAAACTAAAAGAAAGAAACTCTCTCGATGGAACTGGGTTTATACAATTCAGCACGAGGCTTGATCGGTTCTTGATTCATGAACGATTAATTGCTGAACTATTGCCATCTCTCCAAACGGCAACATCTGTTACGAATACAGTAACTAAGACTGTTGAGGAGAGATTAATTGTTCTTGATGAGACGGTAAAGTCTTTGGAAGAAAAAATCAGAAAAGTTAATCCTCATATTAAGTTAATGAAGAAAATTGCCAAAGGGTTAAGAACCCAGGCTACTAATACAAAAAATTCTTGTATTGCACAAGTTGGGGGAGACTATCAGAGTTACTTTAGTCAAATACTAAGCAAAATTGAGAATGATTTCACAATGCCCCCAGTAGCTGGTCTCGGAGAGAATCAGAAAGAGAACTATAAAAAACTGTTAGAGAAAAAATTCCAAGAATACCAGCAAGAGAAACTTGATGGATGGAAAAAAATAAGTGCGGGTATAGTAGCCAATACTTATCTTGAGTTGACTGAGTTGTTTAATGAAGAAAACAAAGAATACGATAAGGAAAGACAAGAAATTAAGGAAATTCTTGAAGGAAAAGACCTTAATATTCAAAATCAATCTCAACTATCAACCTATCAAACTGGTTCTACTCCAGAAAGTTCCCTAAAGGCAATTGATGGTAACGCAACTAAAAAAATGATTTTAGCTGGATCAGCCGCTACAGTCGGTACAATCACAGCAGGTGTTGGACTGGCTACAGCTGCAAATGTTTATCTTGGCACTCACATACTATTAATGGCTGGGTTAGCTGTGACACCAATAGGAGCGGCTTTATTAGCTGTTGGTGTTGGAGGTGGTGCATTGGCGGCTTGGTGGGGAAAACGTTCGGAGGTCGAGAAATTTCAAAAAGCAATGCAGAAACAATTAGTGCAAGAATTCCAAAAATTGCTTGAACCTGAGCAAATATCGGGTATTAAGGAAGCTATTGGGAATTTATTTGTTGGTTTTGAGAGTTATGCCGATCAGTTAAAAGATGATGTTGAATCTTTGGAAAGTTCTCTGAATAACTTACTGGAATCCAAAAGGAGTAAAGAAGTTGATTCTCAAGCTGAAGCAAAACGTTTAGAAGCCTTGAAAGCATATATTTCCGCCCAATGGGAAGCTATCAATGCTAAATATACAGAGATAGCTACCGCTAAAACATAA
- a CDS encoding HNH endonuclease yields MPISDELKQAIRERAKYICEYCHSPERLSANRFTIDHVIPKSLGGSDALDNLALACRRCNERRYNFVAGIDPETQEIVPIFNPRQQKWAEHFVWQDHGIVIEGTTPIGRATCLRLDLNDTRYPENDSIRETRRFWIQTGLHPTPDDPCQA; encoded by the coding sequence ATGCCAATTAGTGATGAACTGAAGCAAGCTATTCGAGAGCGTGCAAAATATATCTGTGAATATTGTCATTCTCCAGAACGGTTGAGTGCCAATAGGTTCACCATTGATCATGTTATTCCGAAATCTTTGGGTGGTTCTGACGCACTCGACAATCTTGCACTTGCTTGTCGTCGTTGCAACGAGAGACGCTACAATTTTGTGGCTGGTATCGATCCCGAAACTCAGGAAATCGTCCCTATTTTTAATCCTCGTCAACAGAAGTGGGCAGAGCATTTTGTTTGGCAGGATCACGGCATTGTAATAGAAGGAACTACACCCATTGGTCGCGCAACTTGTCTTCGACTTGATTTAAACGATACCCGTTATCCAGAGAACGATTCCATCCGAGAAACAAGACGATTTTGGATACAAACTGGATTGCATCCTACACCAGATGATCCCTGCCAAGCTTAA
- a CDS encoding 3-isopropylmalate dehydratase large subunit, protein MLAKASGNDYVKPGEGVFAKVDLALSHDAVASSVAKVFYDNYGKTAQLWDAQRVVLVADHFIQINDIRLDNKAPVMYEQMVKFAQAQGCHLFDLVSPGEAAGICHVLLPEKGFIRPGMIIAGTDSHTCTYGALGAFSTGVGTTDMANIFAMGDMWIRVPPTLVFELSGTLPAQISAKDIILFILGKLGCGGATSKVMEFRGSIIEQLPLDERLTLANMAIECGAMCGLIAADEVTNDYVTSRTSIEFEDAIADPDAEYEAVYQFDLSHLEPQVARPPKPDQVVNISQLEDVPITKAFIGSCTGGKLYDLAQAAAVLKDRQVAQGVDLFVVPASMEVRQKAEELGYLAIFEESGAQMLKSGCGACINSGKGVLEKEETGVYATNRNFKGRSGDPTAKNYLASPRTVAISAIKGKITANLD, encoded by the coding sequence ATGTTAGCAAAAGCTTCGGGCAATGATTACGTTAAACCAGGGGAAGGAGTGTTTGCCAAGGTTGATCTGGCTTTATCCCATGATGCGGTGGCTAGTTCGGTCGCAAAGGTATTTTATGACAATTATGGGAAAACTGCCCAATTATGGGACGCGCAACGGGTGGTGTTAGTCGCGGATCACTTTATTCAAATTAATGACATTCGCCTTGATAACAAAGCCCCTGTTATGTACGAGCAGATGGTTAAATTTGCCCAAGCTCAAGGCTGTCATCTATTTGATCTGGTTTCCCCAGGGGAAGCGGCGGGTATCTGTCATGTTTTGTTGCCAGAAAAAGGATTTATTCGCCCTGGCATGATCATTGCGGGAACAGACTCCCATACCTGTACCTATGGAGCTTTAGGAGCTTTTTCCACAGGGGTGGGAACCACAGATATGGCCAATATTTTTGCGATGGGAGATATGTGGATACGAGTCCCGCCCACCCTGGTGTTTGAGTTATCGGGAACCCTGCCTGCTCAGATTAGTGCTAAGGATATTATCTTGTTTATTCTCGGAAAATTGGGCTGTGGGGGAGCCACCAGTAAAGTCATGGAATTTCGCGGTTCTATCATTGAACAATTGCCCTTAGATGAACGCCTGACCTTGGCTAATATGGCCATTGAATGTGGTGCTATGTGTGGTTTAATTGCGGCGGATGAGGTGACAAATGATTATGTTACCAGTCGCACATCAATTGAGTTTGAAGACGCTATCGCTGATCCCGATGCCGAGTATGAGGCTGTTTATCAATTCGATCTGAGCCATTTAGAACCCCAAGTTGCCCGTCCCCCCAAACCAGATCAGGTAGTCAACATTAGTCAATTAGAAGATGTTCCCATCACCAAAGCTTTTATCGGCTCTTGTACTGGCGGAAAACTCTACGATCTCGCCCAAGCGGCGGCTGTATTAAAAGATCGTCAGGTTGCCCAGGGGGTAGATTTATTTGTAGTGCCAGCTTCGATGGAGGTACGTCAAAAAGCCGAAGAATTGGGCTATCTTGCCATTTTTGAGGAATCTGGAGCGCAAATGCTCAAATCTGGTTGTGGAGCTTGTATTAATTCAGGAAAGGGAGTATTAGAGAAAGAAGAAACGGGAGTCTATGCCACCAATCGTAATTTTAAAGGACGTAGTGGCGACCCTACCGCTAAAAATTATTTGGCTTCCCCTAGAACAGTCGCAATTTCAGCTATCAAAGGTAAAATTACTGCCAATCTTGATTAA
- a CDS encoding 3-isopropylmalate dehydrogenase, which produces MASLNKSSYRIVAIPGEGIGPEVVGASLTILRQVAQLEGFTLKIDYALLGGLALEKLGSPFPPETIQQCEGSDGIVFGAVSQGGLLELRRHFDFFINLRPIRSCPSLLHTSSLRPEKVKNLDILIVRELVSGIYFGPAGRSTDEKGAYGYHTMCYYDQEIRRIAKIALQKAQERRGLLTVAHKENALPQIPWTRLVQEEATNFPDVVVSPMLVDNLAMQLVLNPQQFDVILAGNLFGDILSDIGGALVGSIGLLGSASLNEQGLGMYEAIHGTAPDIAGKGIANPLGTLAGCVLMLQQWGEIKAAQRILKAQERLLSKGYRTADLSPQNHETLVNTATLVDLLLEEISLEQPTQ; this is translated from the coding sequence ATGGCATCTTTGAATAAATCATCCTATCGTATCGTCGCCATCCCAGGAGAAGGCATTGGCCCTGAAGTTGTCGGAGCGTCCTTAACCATTCTGCGCCAAGTTGCCCAACTCGAAGGATTTACCTTAAAGATAGACTACGCTTTGCTCGGTGGATTGGCCTTAGAAAAATTAGGTAGTCCTTTTCCCCCAGAAACGATCCAACAGTGTGAAGGATCTGATGGCATTGTCTTTGGTGCAGTAAGCCAAGGGGGACTGCTAGAACTACGGCGGCACTTCGACTTTTTTATCAATCTGCGACCCATTCGCAGTTGCCCAAGTTTACTGCATACCTCTAGTCTGCGACCTGAGAAAGTAAAAAATCTCGATATCCTCATCGTTCGAGAACTGGTCAGTGGTATCTATTTTGGCCCAGCAGGTCGGAGTACCGATGAAAAGGGGGCCTACGGATATCACACCATGTGCTATTACGATCAAGAAATTCGTCGTATTGCAAAGATCGCCCTCCAAAAAGCCCAGGAACGTCGAGGTTTACTGACCGTTGCCCACAAAGAAAATGCCCTACCTCAGATTCCCTGGACTCGACTGGTACAAGAGGAAGCTACTAATTTTCCTGATGTGGTAGTGTCTCCGATGCTCGTTGATAATTTGGCCATGCAACTGGTTCTTAATCCCCAACAATTTGATGTGATTTTGGCAGGGAATCTGTTTGGGGACATTCTCAGCGATATTGGTGGAGCGTTGGTCGGTTCCATTGGGTTACTGGGATCGGCCAGTCTCAATGAGCAGGGTTTGGGGATGTATGAAGCCATTCATGGCACTGCCCCAGATATTGCTGGCAAGGGTATTGCTAACCCCCTGGGTACTCTAGCGGGTTGTGTTTTGATGCTACAACAATGGGGAGAAATCAAGGCAGCCCAACGGATTCTTAAGGCCCAAGAACGACTCTTAAGTAAAGGATACCGAACCGCCGATTTGTCTCCTCAAAACCACGAAACTTTGGTCAATACTGCCACCCTCGTTGACCTATTGCTTGAAGAAATTTCCCTTGAACAACCTACTCAATAA
- a CDS encoding 2-isopropylmalate synthase, with protein MQTLPIKISDTTLRDGEQQAGLFFSYEMKQEFAHLIAKTKVSEIEIMPCVCDQEAQLVKTLVAQGLGHDIIAATPIKKHLIDRSKDCGIEKISLFKGLSDRLLFLRDREISQMKEFQGKTIDDPIPARIINRIRENAIDEIVEHLRYATQEAGLRVKFAIEDASRADFDFLVECLRTFSPYVEHCYLCDTVGVLSPEKSYIWINDLLQSTTGVNLGVHYHNDLGLALENTLQSVMAGATLVSGTFGGIGERAGNVAIEQVLNGLKVRFGIEVEGINYEAIAPVLDYMQQKGIRPAAPYSQQAQRHESGIHVNSLLADPKSYAVLPHNTIDILFGKWSGASNFRYLFEKTLNLPQPKEKYEKMCAVIKTLALEQERYFTANEVVELWKNGIFE; from the coding sequence ATGCAAACCCTTCCCATTAAAATTTCAGATACGACCCTACGAGATGGAGAACAGCAAGCCGGATTGTTCTTCTCCTATGAGATGAAACAGGAATTTGCCCATTTAATTGCTAAAACAAAGGTATCTGAGATCGAAATAATGCCCTGTGTCTGTGATCAGGAAGCACAATTAGTCAAAACTTTAGTAGCACAAGGACTAGGACATGATATTATTGCTGCCACTCCGATTAAAAAGCACTTAATTGATAGATCAAAAGACTGTGGTATTGAGAAGATCTCGCTCTTTAAAGGGCTTTCTGATCGCTTACTCTTTCTACGCGATCGCGAAATCTCTCAGATGAAGGAGTTTCAAGGAAAGACCATTGATGATCCCATTCCTGCCCGCATTATTAACCGAATCCGTGAAAATGCCATTGATGAAATTGTTGAGCATTTACGCTATGCAACCCAGGAAGCAGGATTAAGGGTAAAATTTGCGATCGAGGATGCGTCAAGGGCTGATTTTGACTTTTTGGTTGAATGCTTGCGTACTTTCAGTCCTTATGTTGAACACTGTTACCTTTGTGATACCGTTGGGGTTCTCAGTCCCGAAAAAAGTTATATCTGGATTAACGATCTCTTGCAAAGTACCACAGGGGTTAATCTGGGAGTACATTACCATAATGATTTAGGCTTGGCTTTAGAAAATACCCTCCAATCAGTGATGGCAGGTGCGACCCTGGTTTCGGGAACCTTTGGCGGCATTGGTGAGCGGGCTGGGAATGTTGCCATTGAACAGGTATTAAACGGCTTAAAAGTTCGCTTTGGTATTGAAGTCGAAGGCATTAACTATGAGGCGATCGCCCCAGTTCTGGATTATATGCAACAAAAAGGCATTCGTCCCGCCGCTCCTTACTCCCAACAGGCCCAACGCCATGAATCTGGTATTCATGTTAATTCGTTGTTAGCTGATCCCAAAAGTTATGCCGTGTTGCCCCATAATACAATTGATATTCTTTTTGGGAAATGGAGTGGTGCAAGCAATTTCCGTTATTTATTTGAGAAAACCTTGAATCTTCCCCAACCCAAGGAAAAATATGAAAAAATGTGCGCTGTTATCAAAACCTTAGCTCTAGAGCAAGAACGGTATTTTACCGCCAATGAGGTGGTGGAGTTATGGAAAAATGGCATCTTTGAATAA